A single window of Archangium gephyra DNA harbors:
- a CDS encoding DUF4150 domain-containing protein, protein MSSDVYANGSAIACKKGDGKVVAAFPDVCMSPPGPPAGPIPVPYPNSSFSKDMKNGSKSVKIHDGEVMLRDQSFYQTSPLGNEAATRSFGANVVTHVITGKTYFGAWSMDVRFEGKNVPRHLDLTTSNHGSYPGGPPSTELEMQMHAKVEHADEAQRKCPCCDGPLHVQLQPPGKPAKAVMNYEQWYLQRAADKQANWEKHADAKGLDKAGQDYVGSIKKLLKDAQKRDGCSCKTPTKLLPEPPCNVFFHPTTSKEAAAIRSKYDTHAPKLRKSRGIPVTDSLVDAVALQAKLGRVPTQEDIEAEVKLNHITPKTAGGCPTGDGNLQPYGALCGVCKSIDDRFNKFQ, encoded by the coding sequence GTGAGCTCAGATGTCTACGCAAATGGCAGTGCGATTGCCTGCAAGAAGGGGGACGGCAAGGTTGTGGCTGCGTTCCCAGATGTCTGCATGAGCCCGCCTGGTCCTCCCGCCGGCCCTATTCCCGTGCCCTATCCTAATAGCTCTTTCTCCAAGGACATGAAGAATGGCAGCAAGAGCGTGAAGATTCATGATGGAGAGGTTATGCTTCGGGACCAGTCTTTCTATCAGACTTCTCCTCTGGGCAACGAGGCGGCCACACGAAGCTTTGGTGCCAATGTGGTGACCCATGTCATTACAGGGAAGACATACTTCGGCGCATGGTCCATGGATGTGCGCTTCGAAGGAAAGAATGTCCCCCGTCATCTTGACCTGACCACCTCCAATCATGGGAGCTACCCAGGCGGTCCGCCTTCCACCGAACTCGAAATGCAGATGCATGCCAAGGTAGAGCATGCAGATGAGGCCCAGAGGAAATGTCCCTGCTGTGATGGCCCTCTTCATGTCCAACTGCAGCCCCCAGGCAAGCCCGCGAAGGCGGTGATGAACTATGAGCAGTGGTATCTGCAAAGGGCGGCAGACAAGCAGGCGAATTGGGAGAAGCATGCGGATGCCAAGGGGCTCGACAAGGCTGGGCAGGACTATGTTGGCTCAATCAAGAAGCTTCTGAAAGATGCTCAGAAAAGAGACGGATGCTCCTGCAAGACGCCAACGAAGCTGCTGCCGGAACCACCTTGCAATGTGTTTTTCCATCCGACCACAAGCAAGGAGGCGGCAGCCATCAGGTCAAAATATGACACCCATGCGCCCAAACTCCGAAAGAGTAGGGGAATTCCCGTCACCGACAGCCTTGTAGACGCAGTTGCGCTGCAGGCAAAGCTCGGAAGAGTACCAACTCAAGAGGACATCGAAGCTGAGGTGAAACTCAACCACATTACGCCCAAAACCGCTGGGGGTTGCCCGACAGGCGACGGTAACCTGCAGCCCTACGGAGCCCTCTGCGGCGTCTGCAAGAGCATTGACGATAGATTCAACAAGTTTCAGTGA
- a CDS encoding cytochrome P450 family protein, translated as MTASPLFAEGETLWSPHVRANPFPLYQRMREEFPAARITDPGTGMHFWLLTRYADVVSIVRDPRFTQDPSRLPDEVRQRYFSHKNRALTQHLVTADPPDHTRRRSLVSKAFTPRRIEELRPRIKELCSELLEKLMAQGSGADFLKVLAFPLPIMVIAEMLGIPPEDGDQFREWTQTFFTPPSKDAQEKTRNVHQLFINYLEGIFEQRRQQPRDDLISALLAVQEQGDRLSAEELTSMVFVLLVGGYETTGNLLGNGLLALLQHPEQLQRLREDRSLIPSAVEEMLRYCGPFELSILRFAKEDMELHGQRIQAHEAVRVNYLAADRDAGQFSEPDRFDVGRTPNKHVAFGHGIHFCLGAPLARLEAAIAFEVLLERLPELRLATAPEKLVWRPSAQSRGLASLPLAF; from the coding sequence ATGACGGCCAGTCCCCTGTTCGCGGAGGGCGAGACGCTGTGGTCTCCCCACGTGCGCGCCAACCCCTTCCCCCTCTACCAGCGCATGAGGGAGGAGTTCCCCGCCGCCCGGATCACGGACCCGGGAACGGGGATGCACTTCTGGCTGCTGACGCGCTACGCGGATGTGGTCTCGATCGTCAGGGATCCGCGCTTCACGCAGGATCCCTCCCGTCTTCCCGACGAGGTCCGGCAGCGGTACTTCAGCCATAAGAACAGGGCGCTCACCCAGCACCTGGTGACCGCGGATCCGCCGGACCACACGCGGAGGCGCTCGCTGGTGTCCAAGGCCTTCACCCCGCGCCGCATCGAAGAGCTGCGCCCGCGCATCAAGGAGCTCTGCTCGGAGCTGCTGGAGAAGCTGATGGCCCAGGGCTCCGGGGCGGACTTCCTCAAGGTGCTCGCCTTTCCGCTGCCCATCATGGTCATCGCCGAGATGTTGGGGATTCCCCCGGAGGACGGCGACCAGTTCCGCGAGTGGACGCAGACGTTCTTCACCCCTCCGTCGAAGGATGCCCAGGAGAAGACTCGCAATGTCCACCAGCTCTTCATCAACTACCTGGAGGGCATCTTCGAGCAGCGCCGTCAGCAGCCCCGGGACGATCTGATCAGCGCGTTGCTCGCCGTGCAGGAGCAGGGGGATCGGCTGAGCGCCGAGGAGCTGACGAGCATGGTCTTCGTTCTGCTCGTCGGCGGTTACGAGACGACCGGGAACCTGTTGGGCAATGGCCTGCTGGCGCTGTTGCAGCATCCGGAGCAGCTCCAACGGCTGCGGGAGGATCGCTCCCTCATCCCCTCGGCGGTGGAGGAGATGCTGCGCTACTGCGGCCCGTTCGAGCTGAGCATCCTGCGCTTCGCGAAGGAGGACATGGAACTGCACGGCCAGCGCATCCAGGCCCATGAGGCCGTCCGCGTGAACTACCTGGCCGCGGACCGGGATGCCGGGCAGTTCTCCGAGCCGGACCGGTTCGACGTGGGACGCACGCCCAACAAGCACGTGGCCTTCGGCCATGGCATCCACTTCTGTCTGGGAGCGCCCCTGGCCCGGCTGGAGGCCGCCATCGCCTTCGAGGTGCTGCTGGAGCGGCTCCCGGAGCTGCGTCTGGCCACGGCGCCCGAGAAGCTCGTGTGGCGCCCGAGTGCCCAGTCTCGTGGGTTGGCGAGCCTGCCCCTGGCGTTTTGA
- a CDS encoding AAA family ATPase produces MITQILFPEEQAKERGLRGGMLKRLGRVVVLAGPNGSGKSRYLQFIHYIHGKKGENWKLKAQGSATQLTYLRGEHSGPYEEKKEAIRRNEEALRTAEYWLEQLGGTIFSAGTEPSLVLLSYPQNIHSIINARSMSPTQLRDYAKSTKQVGFDSALIGMHAYCTQIAQAIFQADHPQAMNQKDVVQQRRDANVFNNILSAFLNGEIGFTLEETEVLPTFRNRRFEPSELSTGERLLFTWAISLHRQREHLSNAIVLIDEPESHLHHDACIRALTKLRDDVLGPDGQIWLATHSVPLLAWGGLDSVHFVKDGAIEFAGNKVTSVVESLLGGRDGRDRLSTFLSDADEIAFMEFAAQCVLPAGVADPKTGDKQQEQFIDVLHQRLSSGQQLRLLDFSAGKGRFGSALRERLSMPEGQSLRGRIEYFAYNEPRFTDSEIREACQVRIAALEQPGTVEDYYWDSMSRLQARRGQEFDLVILSNVLHEIEPENWLTVFRDIEELLAPDGALVVMEDLLPPVGELPNKRGYLILDELGLGLLFGDPRGIKLLQKREERLLAVEIPKSLLSRATRETRDAALRHLRKHAEEQVKHLRHQATTTSSHRLGREHAHYSMLYTNASLALESLR; encoded by the coding sequence ATGATCACTCAAATCCTATTTCCCGAGGAGCAGGCGAAGGAACGAGGTCTTCGCGGTGGAATGCTCAAGCGGCTCGGCAGGGTCGTCGTCCTGGCCGGGCCCAATGGCTCTGGTAAATCCAGGTATCTCCAGTTCATCCACTACATCCATGGGAAAAAAGGGGAGAACTGGAAATTGAAAGCGCAGGGAAGTGCAACTCAGTTGACCTATCTGAGAGGTGAACACAGTGGTCCCTACGAAGAAAAAAAGGAAGCCATAAGGCGTAATGAAGAAGCGCTTCGAACCGCTGAGTATTGGCTTGAGCAACTTGGTGGCACTATTTTCTCCGCGGGAACGGAGCCCTCTCTAGTCCTTCTCTCGTATCCCCAAAATATCCATTCAATTATCAACGCGCGGTCAATGTCCCCGACCCAACTCAGGGATTACGCGAAGTCCACAAAGCAGGTGGGATTTGACTCGGCGTTAATTGGAATGCATGCCTATTGCACGCAAATCGCTCAGGCAATCTTCCAAGCTGATCATCCGCAAGCGATGAATCAGAAGGATGTCGTTCAACAGCGTCGGGATGCCAATGTTTTCAACAACATCCTGAGTGCCTTTCTGAACGGAGAGATTGGCTTCACGTTAGAGGAAACGGAAGTCCTTCCAACCTTCCGGAATCGACGGTTCGAGCCAAGCGAGCTTTCAACGGGAGAGCGGCTCTTGTTCACGTGGGCGATCAGCCTTCATCGCCAGCGCGAGCACCTCTCCAATGCCATCGTATTGATCGACGAGCCAGAGAGCCACCTGCATCACGATGCTTGTATCCGGGCACTCACGAAGCTGCGGGACGATGTGCTAGGCCCGGATGGCCAGATCTGGCTAGCGACCCACTCCGTCCCCTTGTTGGCCTGGGGAGGGTTGGATTCGGTGCACTTCGTCAAGGACGGCGCAATCGAGTTCGCGGGGAACAAGGTCACCTCGGTGGTCGAGTCACTGCTGGGCGGACGGGACGGCAGGGACCGCCTCTCCACTTTCCTGTCCGATGCGGACGAGATCGCCTTCATGGAGTTCGCGGCGCAGTGTGTGCTGCCCGCTGGAGTCGCGGACCCAAAGACGGGCGACAAGCAGCAGGAACAATTCATCGACGTGCTTCACCAGCGGCTCTCGTCCGGCCAACAACTCCGGCTCTTGGATTTCTCCGCGGGCAAGGGCCGCTTCGGGAGCGCGCTTCGCGAGCGCCTCTCCATGCCCGAGGGCCAGTCCCTCCGGGGACGGATCGAGTACTTCGCTTACAACGAACCGAGGTTCACCGATTCCGAGATCCGGGAGGCCTGCCAGGTGAGAATCGCGGCGCTGGAGCAGCCGGGGACCGTGGAGGACTATTACTGGGACAGCATGTCACGACTGCAGGCCAGACGCGGTCAGGAGTTCGACCTCGTCATCCTTAGCAACGTGCTCCACGAAATCGAGCCAGAGAACTGGCTGACGGTTTTTCGTGACATCGAAGAGTTGCTGGCGCCGGACGGGGCTCTCGTGGTGATGGAGGATCTTCTGCCTCCCGTTGGGGAACTTCCCAACAAGAGGGGATACTTGATCCTGGATGAGCTTGGTCTCGGACTCCTCTTCGGCGACCCGAGGGGAATCAAGCTCCTGCAGAAGCGCGAGGAGCGCCTGCTGGCGGTGGAGATTCCGAAATCGCTGTTGTCTCGTGCGACCCGGGAGACCCGAGACGCGGCACTTCGCCATCTGAGAAAGCACGCCGAGGAGCAGGTAAAACACCTCCGCCACCAGGCGACGACGACGTCATCGCATCGCCTGGGCCGTGAGCACGCGCACTACTCCATGCTCTACACGAACGCGAGCCTCGCGCTGGAGTCCTTGCGATAG
- a CDS encoding glycosyl hydrolase family 18 protein — MFQSPRTHRALRAACTLLFLTSACAPAGESPEERGDMPAAGSSALLTSGVSFKTVRAGRFVGAQNNGGGAVIATATVAQAWEKFTLDDINGGALESGDTVFIQAGTGQYFQAANGGGSTLNAASYNRLGWETFRIVKKSGTGAIVNGDIVGLQTTTTGHWVSAENGGGGTVYAYGGALGDWEQLTISGLPTTMRPRVVGYLPNWYGSYASWVSKVDFSKLTHINLAFALGDANGQLQLAPASDIATFVNAAHAQGVKVFPSLCGGGGDSRITPFYQPDKVDAFVDHIINYVVTHNLDGIDVDVEAPDRMGALYDTFIARLIAKARPRGLPVTAAVAPWMQYGMSDTTLRSFDFITIMSYDNAGTWTGPGEHSSYAQAQEALTFYANKGVARDRMVLGVPFYGYCWGNCGNGQTSAYILYKDILAKFPTASGADWINSNGAQYSYNGLATMRAKATLGKQYGGIMIWELAGDLATTSDQSLLRAIDGSVR, encoded by the coding sequence ATGTTCCAGAGCCCTCGTACACATCGTGCCCTGCGTGCCGCGTGCACGCTGCTGTTCCTCACGAGCGCCTGTGCGCCGGCGGGCGAGTCGCCCGAGGAGCGCGGTGACATGCCGGCGGCCGGTTCGAGCGCGTTACTCACCTCGGGCGTCAGCTTCAAGACGGTGAGGGCCGGCCGCTTCGTGGGCGCCCAGAACAACGGAGGCGGCGCGGTCATCGCGACGGCGACCGTGGCGCAGGCGTGGGAGAAATTCACCCTCGATGACATCAACGGTGGGGCGTTGGAGAGCGGGGACACGGTCTTCATCCAGGCGGGTACCGGACAGTACTTCCAGGCGGCCAACGGGGGCGGTTCCACGCTGAACGCTGCGAGCTACAACCGCCTGGGCTGGGAGACGTTCCGCATCGTCAAGAAGAGCGGCACCGGCGCCATCGTCAATGGCGACATCGTGGGCCTGCAGACGACGACGACGGGCCACTGGGTGTCCGCGGAGAACGGAGGCGGCGGCACGGTGTATGCCTATGGCGGCGCCCTGGGGGATTGGGAGCAGCTGACCATCTCCGGCCTGCCCACGACGATGCGCCCGCGCGTGGTGGGCTATCTGCCCAACTGGTATGGCTCCTACGCGAGCTGGGTGAGCAAGGTCGACTTCAGCAAGCTCACGCACATCAACTTGGCCTTCGCGCTGGGCGACGCCAACGGGCAGCTGCAGCTGGCGCCGGCCAGCGACATCGCCACGTTCGTCAACGCCGCGCACGCCCAGGGCGTGAAGGTATTCCCCTCGCTGTGCGGTGGCGGCGGTGACAGCAGGATCACCCCCTTCTACCAGCCCGACAAGGTAGATGCCTTCGTGGACCACATCATCAACTACGTGGTCACCCACAACCTGGACGGCATCGACGTGGACGTGGAGGCGCCGGATCGCATGGGTGCCCTGTACGACACGTTCATCGCCAGGCTGATCGCCAAGGCGCGCCCGCGTGGTCTGCCCGTGACGGCCGCTGTCGCGCCGTGGATGCAGTACGGCATGTCTGACACCACGCTGCGCTCGTTCGACTTCATCACCATTATGTCCTACGACAACGCGGGCACGTGGACGGGCCCGGGCGAGCACTCGAGCTACGCGCAGGCGCAGGAGGCGCTGACCTTTTACGCGAACAAGGGCGTGGCGCGTGACCGGATGGTGCTCGGTGTGCCGTTCTACGGCTACTGCTGGGGCAACTGCGGCAACGGCCAGACCAGCGCGTACATCCTCTACAAGGACATCTTGGCGAAGTTCCCGACCGCCAGCGGCGCGGATTGGATCAACTCCAACGGTGCCCAGTACTCGTACAACGGGCTGGCCACCATGCGCGCCAAGGCCACCCTGGGCAAGCAGTACGGCGGCATCATGATCTGGGAGCTGGCCGGAGACCTGGCCACCACGAGCGACCAGTCCCTGCTGCGCGCCATCGACGGCTCGGTGCGTTAG